A portion of the Stigmatella aurantiaca DW4/3-1 genome contains these proteins:
- a CDS encoding TenA family transcriptional regulator, whose product MTSRLILDTPRKSSAQLSTANRLDTPAPQRGESLSKELWARTQDVAQEALGSTFIQGIKHGSLDPNSFGQYTIQDAVYCYQAQRDYEVLASRITRPDLKAFVEARRDGYAKYNQQTFALWHIREPNALSLSPAAKAYSDFESMVAANDEPLYAIVAMIPCERLWSWLANQMIGDAGPGNLYSFWITGNTSDTGACRLEAFVDAHAHHLDEGRALSVYRTCMLGECNFFRSACKQDPLLLEPARITATA is encoded by the coding sequence ATGACAAGCAGGCTCATCCTCGACACTCCTCGCAAATCGAGCGCGCAACTCTCCACCGCCAACCGCCTCGACACCCCGGCGCCACAACGAGGGGAATCCCTCTCGAAAGAACTGTGGGCACGCACCCAAGACGTCGCGCAGGAGGCCCTGGGCAGCACCTTCATCCAGGGCATCAAGCACGGAAGTTTGGACCCCAACAGCTTTGGTCAATACACAATCCAGGATGCCGTCTATTGCTATCAGGCACAGAGAGACTACGAAGTCCTGGCCAGCCGGATCACCCGGCCGGACCTGAAGGCGTTCGTCGAGGCCCGCCGGGATGGCTACGCCAAGTACAACCAGCAGACCTTTGCCTTATGGCACATCCGGGAGCCCAACGCACTCTCGCTCTCCCCTGCCGCCAAGGCGTACTCGGACTTCGAATCGATGGTGGCCGCCAACGACGAGCCTCTCTACGCCATCGTCGCCATGATTCCTTGCGAGCGTTTGTGGTCCTGGCTGGCCAACCAGATGATCGGAGATGCCGGACCAGGCAACCTCTACAGCTTCTGGATTACGGGCAATACGAGCGATACGGGCGCGTGCCGGCTCGAAGCGTTCGTGGATGCACACGCCCACCACCTCGACGAGGGGCGTGCCCTCTCGGTCTACAGGACGTGCATGCTGGGCGAGTGCAACTTCTTCCGCTCTGCTTGCAAGCAGGACCCCCTCTTGCTGGAGCCCGCGAGAATCACCGCGACCGCGTAA